A genomic region of Friedmanniella luteola contains the following coding sequences:
- a CDS encoding cobalamin B12-binding domain-containing protein — protein MEPSEHTATGRRLRVVVAKPGLDGHDRGAKVVARALRDAGMEVIYTGLHQTPEQIVRTALAEDADAVGLSVLSGAHLTLFARVLELLAAEDAGDVVVFGGGIIPPADRAALLELGVGEVFTPGATMADIVAWVRGHVGLDRGL, from the coding sequence GTGGAGCCCTCCGAGCACACCGCGACCGGCCGGCGGCTGCGCGTCGTCGTGGCCAAGCCCGGCCTGGACGGCCACGACCGCGGCGCGAAGGTCGTGGCGCGGGCGCTCCGGGACGCCGGTATGGAGGTCATCTACACCGGCCTGCACCAGACGCCGGAGCAGATCGTGCGGACCGCCCTGGCCGAGGACGCCGACGCGGTCGGGCTGTCGGTGCTGTCGGGGGCGCACCTCACCCTCTTCGCGCGGGTGCTGGAGCTGCTGGCCGCCGAGGACGCCGGCGACGTCGTGGTCTTCGGCGGCGGCATCATCCCGCCGGCCGATCGGGCGGCCCTGCTGGAGCTCGGGGTCGGCGAGGTGTTCACCCCCGGGGCGACGATGGCGGACATCGTGGCCTGGGTCCGGGGCCACGTCGGCCTCGACCGCGGCCTCTGA